The proteins below come from a single Triticum aestivum cultivar Chinese Spring chromosome 5D, IWGSC CS RefSeq v2.1, whole genome shotgun sequence genomic window:
- the LOC123123569 gene encoding zinc finger CCCH domain-containing protein 25 — translation MNPLTQVKRTQVINQKEAALGLSEDASWHAKFRGSAYVFVGGVPFDLTEGDLLAVFAQYGEVVDVNLVRDKATGKSKGFAFVAYEDQRSTVLAVDNLNGAKVLGRIIRVDHVEKYKKKEEEDEEELQKKREERGVCYAFQKGECNRGDACKYSHDEQRNANTGWGSKEDDPKWEHDRHRGPQNKGESRGICYAFQKGECSRGDSCRFSHDEQVAVQGRGVCYAFQKGECSRGASCRFSHDEQRNANTDRGSREDSSARRQHDHDPPKRHKNFPDRNKEEARSGDRDGQTSRSELCRDRDSRSRHGDRDTKESDRNRHEKSPERSRGDRQRGDDRGREERSDTRDRDRDRREKSPERSRGDRQRGDDRGIEERSESKRSRHDRDSGGRYERRSDEEEERYRKSRR, via the exons ATGAATCCCCTGACGCAGGTGAAGCGGACGCAGGTGATAAACCAGAAGGAGGCGGCGCTGGGCCTCAGCGAGGACGCCTCGTGGCACGCCAAGTTCAGGGGCTCTGCCTACGTCTTCGTCGGCGGCGTCCCCTTCGACCTCACCGAGGgcgacctcctcgccgtcttcgcgCA GTATGGCGAGGTGGTCGACGTGAACCTCGTGCGCGACAAGGCCACCGGCAAATCCAAGGGCTTCGCGTTCGTCGCGTATGAGGATCAGAGGAGCACGGTTCTTGCCGTAG ATAACTTGAATGGGGCTAAGGTTCTTGGGAGGATCATCAGGGTTGACCATGTGGAGAAGtacaagaagaaggaggaggaggacgaggaggagctgcAGAAGAAGAGGGAGGAGCGCGGCGTGTGCTAtgctttccagaaaggcgagtgcAACCGCGGCGATGCGTGCAAATATTCCCATGATGAACAG AGAAATGCAAACACTGGTTGGGGTTCTAAGGAGGATGACCCAAAATGGGAGCATGACAGGCACCGTGGTCCACAAAATAAGGGGGAATCCCGTGGCATCTGCTATGCTTTCCAGAAAGGCGAATGCAGTCGGGGAGATTCCTGCAGATTTTCGCATGATGAGCAGGTAGCTGTCCAGGGCCGTGGCGTCTGCTAcgctttccagaaaggcgagtgcAGTCGCGGAGCTTCCTGCAGATTTTCACATGATGAGCAG AGGAATGCAAACACTGATCGAGGTTCTAGGGAGGACAGCAGTGCAAGACGGCAGCATGACCATGATCCACCAAAGAGGCACAAAAATTTCCCTGACAGGAATAAAGAAGAGGCGAGATCAGGAGACAGGGATGGTCAAACCTCAAGATCAGAGTTGTGCAGGGACCGAGATTCTAGGTCAAGGCATGGTGATAGAGACACAAAAGAGAGTGACAGGAACAGGCACGAGAAATCCCCCGAGAGATCAAGAGGCGACAGGCAGAGGGGTGATGACAGGGGAAGAGAAGAAAGATCAGACACAAGAGATAGGGACAGGGACAGGCGGGAGAAATCCCCTGAGAGATCAAGAGGCGATAGGCAGAGAGGCGATGACAGGGGAATAGAAGAAAGATCAGAGAGCAAGCGGTCTAGGCACGATAGAGATTCTGGTGGCCGTTACGAAAGAAGGtctgatgaagaggaagaacgGTACAGGAAATCCCGGAGATGA
- the LOC123123566 gene encoding anthranilate synthase alpha subunit 1, chloroplastic, whose translation MAAAGLALSLRPAQPSTRVPRGTLPPSLPPLPPQQGRLAVGFRASALASPPLAPLARPAVACRAATAFQKLDAVAVREEEEAFRSGAAAGHTLLPLQRCIFSDHLTPVLAYRCLVREDDREAPSFLFESVEQASEGTNVGRYSVVGAQPAMEIVAKANQVTVMDHEMRTKEEQYAADPMTVPRDIMAQWNPQITVDGLPDAFCGGWVGFFSYDTVRYVETKKLPFSKAPEDDRNLPDIHLGLYNDVVVFDHVEKKTHVIHWVRLDCYNSIDEAYEDGKNRLEALLSRLHSSNVPTLSAGSIKLNVGQFGSALQKSTMSSEDYKKSVVQAKEHILAGDIFQVVLSQRFERRTFADPFEVYRALRIVNPSPYMAYLQARGCILVASSPEILTRVAKRTVVNRPLAGTIRRGKTKAEDKVLEQLLLSDEKQRAEHIMLVDLGRNDVGKVSKPGTVKVEKLMNIERYSHVMHISSTVTGELRDELTCWDALRAALPVGTVSGAPKVRAMELIDEMEVTMRGPYSGGFGQISFRGDMDIALALRTIVFPTASRFDTMYSYAADSSNARQEWVAHLQTGAGIVADSKPDDEQQECQNKAAGLARAIDLAESTFVDFSDA comes from the exons ATGGCGGCGGCCGGCCTCGCGCTCTCGCTGCGCCCCGCGCAGCCGTCGACGCGCGTGCCGAGGGGGACTCTCCCGCCGTCGCTGCCGCCTCTGCCGCCCCAGCAGGGGCGCCTCGCCGTCGGCTTCCGCGCGAGCGCGCTTGCCTCGCCGCCGCTGGCGCCTCTCGCGCGCCCCGCCGTCGcgtgccgcgccgccaccgccttccAGAAGCTCGACGCCGTCG cggtgcgggaggaggaggaggcgttcaggtcgggggcggcggcggggcacacGCTGCTGCCCCTCCAGCGCTGCATCTTCTCCGACCACCTCACTCCGGTGCTCGCCTACCGCTGCCTGGTCCGGGAGGACGACCGCGAGGCGCCCAGCTTCCTCTTCGAGTCCGTGGAGCAGGCCTCCGAGGGCACCAATGTG GGGAGGTACAGCGTGGTGGGGGCGCAGCCGGCCATGGAGATCGTGGCCAAGGCCAACCAGGTGACGGTCATGGACCACGAGATGAGGACCAAGGAGGAGCAGTACGCGGCTGACCCCATGACCGTCCCAAGGGACATCATGGCGCAGTGGAATCCGCAGATTACAGTTGATGGCCTGCCTGATGCCTTTTGTG GAGGATGGGTTGGATTCTTCTCATATGATACGGTGCGTTATGTTGAGACAAAGAAGCTTCCATTTTCTAAGGCGCCAGAGGATGATAGGAACCTTCCTGACATTCATTTAGGCCTCTACAATGACGTCGTTGTGTTTGATCATGTTGAAAAG AAAACACATGTTATTCATTGGGTGAGATTGGACTGCTATAACTCAATTGATGAAGCATATGAAGATGGGAAAAATCGGCTGGAAGCTTTGTTATCAAGATTGCATAGCAGTAATGT CCCAACCCTTTCTGCTGGTTCTATTAAGCTTAACGTTGGGCAATTCGGCTCAGCACTACAGAAATCAACAATGTCTAGCGAGGATTACAAGAAGTCTGTTGTGCAAGCAAAAGAACACATTCTAGCAGGTGATATTTTTCAAGTAGTACTAAGTCAACGTTTTGAGAGACGTACATTCGCCGACCCTTTTGAGGTGTATCGTGCATTGCGTATTGTCAATCCTAGCCCTTATATGGCCTATTTACAG GCACGAGGTTGTATTCTCGTAGCATCAAGTCCTGAGATTCTTACTCGGGTCGCAAAG AGGACAGTTGTCAATCGGCCTCTTGCTGGAACAATCAGGAGAGGAAAAACAAAAGCTGAAGACAAGGTTCTAGAACAGCTCTTGTTGAGTGACGAAAAACAGCGTGCTGAGCACATTATGTTGGTAGATCTAGGTCGGAATGATGTTGGAAAG GTGTCGAAACCAGGAACAGTAAAGGTGGAGAAATTGATGAATATTGAGCGATATTCACATGTCATGCACATTAGCTCGACG GTTACTGGGGAGCTGCGTGACGAACTTACATGTTGGGATGCCCTGCGAGCTGCATTGCCTGTTGGAACCGTCAGTGGTGCTCCCAAG GTGAGAGCGATGGAGCTGATCGATGAGATGGAAGTGACGATGCGCGGGCCATACAGCGGCGGCTTCGGCCAGATCTCCTTCCGCGGTGACATGGACATCGCCCTCGCCCTGCGCACCATCGTCTTCCCAACGGCATCCCGGTTCGACACCATGTACTCATACGCCGCAGACAGCAGCAACGCGCGCCAGGAGTGGGTGGCGCACCTCCAGACCGGCGCCGGGATTGTCGCCGACAGTAAGCCGGACGACGAGCAGCAGGAGTGCCAGAACAAGGCCGCCGGCCTCGCTCGCGCCATCGATCTCGCCGAGTCGACGTTCGTGGACTTCTCCGACGCATAG
- the LOC123126033 gene encoding pectinesterase inhibitor 12-like has product MAMHPQVALLLTLILLLATGDGILAVGTPSAIITRTCAAVGRPGGQLGYEYDSCVGALSSDPAAASAKDARELAVVATSLTVANVTSTVLAVEDLVKNLGGCLRYYREMKRTLDAALGDLRAGRVEAASGKLLEANQDPDRCDLLLFEGSANKNPLGKENIYADWLSQLAYAIASLPAPNPLM; this is encoded by the coding sequence ATGGCGATGCATCCTCAGGTTGCTTTACTCCTCACCCTCATCCTCCTCCTGGCTACCGGAGACGGCATCCTCGCCGTCGGCACTCCGTCCGCGATCATCACAAGGACATGCGCCGCCGTCGGCCGACCCGGTGGGCAACTGGGTTACGAGTACGACTCCTGCGTGGGCGCGCTCTCGTCCGACCCGGCGGCCGCGTCCGCCAAGGACGCACGTgagctcgccgtcgtggccaccagCCTCACCGTGGCCAACGTCACGTCGACGGTGCTCGCCGTCGAGGACCTCGTCAAGAACCTCGGCGGCTGCCTCCGCTACTACAGGGAGATGAAGAGGACCCTGGACGCCGCGCTGGGTGACCTCCGTGCCGGGCGCGTCGAAGCGGCGTCCGGCAAACTGCTGGAGGCCAACCAAGATCCCGACAGGTGCGACCTGCTCTTGTTCGAGGGGAGCGCGAACAAGAATCCATTGGGCAAGGAGAACATCTACGCCGACTGGCTGTCCCAATTGGCATATGCGATTGCTAGCTTGCCGGCGCCGAATCCTCTGATGTAA
- the LOC123126034 gene encoding pectinesterase inhibitor 12, translated as MAMHRQVALLLALILLLATGDGSLAVGTPSAIITRTCAAVGGQVGYDSCAGALSADPAAAAAKDARQLAVVATNLTVANVTSTVLVLDDLVKNLRACLRYYRDMNKTLKGALGDLRAGRLEAASDKLLDASHAPSDCDILLFEGRAEKNPMSKENTHAAWLSRLAYAIASSQALNPRHRRQV; from the coding sequence ATGGCGATGCATCGTCAGGTTGCTTTACTCCTCGCCCTCATCCTCCTCCTGGCTACCGGAGACGGCAGCCTCGCCGTCGGCACTCCGTCCGCGATCATCACAAGGACATGCGCCGCTGTCGGTGGGCAAGTGGGTTACGACTCCTGCGCGGGCGCGCTCTCGGCCGACCCGGCGGCCGCGGCCGCCAAGGACGCACGTCAGCTCGCCGTCGTCGCCACCAACCTCACCGTGGCTAACGTCACGTCGACGGTGCTCGTCCTCGACGACCTTGTCAAGAACCTCAGGGCCTGCCTCCGCTACTACAGGGACATGAACAAGACTCTGAAGGGCGCGCTCGGTGACCTACGTGCTGGGCGCCTCGAAGCGGCGTCGGACAAACTGTTGGATGCCTCCCACGCGCCCAGCGACTGCGACATCCTCTTGTTCGAGGGGAGAGCGGAGAAGAACCCGATGAGCAAGGAGAACACCCACGCCGCTTGGCTGTCCCGACTGGCATATGCGATTGCTAGCTCGCAGGCGCTGAATCCCCGGCACCGACGTCAAGTTTAA